Proteins encoded together in one Penicillium digitatum chromosome 1, complete sequence window:
- a CDS encoding Reverse transcriptase, putative, translated as MAVAGGGRKPNSPPETEFSKAPPKKPRNHFSTMEELAQSAREVLNTMENDGRGEIYIINFVKSVEQYALNSLKGDKPQVQVMEKVQQALNRLDQRMDSIEKATTAIKATATTPSTQTSNSNDSAAFWARLQKWGQGTGSGPPPSLPTSNGSSSIGVSPAELREDREIIVKIRDSDTRETLRRRTPREIVEQAERTREQAARRKASAPLGGGCHFLAAKVLPSGDVKMTANSASGAELLRKHADGWLKSFGPAAHVRKPTWGVVARGIDTKTMLLTQESMAGMAKELVRQNSHSWGDTQVEILHLGWLVKPGKRREGSIIIEFTDPVVANQAITQGTLWQHQVHQTTRFCREGRSKLCLKCQKPGHVHSQCLNEYQCGHCAKQHPTWECAKQGDVEVKCANCGGGHRPTSDACEVRTAAKEGARLALANSPLFHRVPLHFRQRETTKGSTTTSQSQQGLDTPIHAPQQTAQRTTIYRAAPTSNRTVIASHPTENAPHPTENASHPTKEIRRMYTKVGVEKPQRRKEPSHVMRTRSRTSEDDDLPIIPEELAETASAVSQSARSLRSQNQETMQFMTDPEKQLQTSYKKRRMTAPADDMAEDYVMDEQPRTTRRYQLVRHKVAEIDEDAEEEFHDASEHSDDPGTDTNNTTTSQ; from the coding sequence atggctgtcgccggtggtggaagaaaaccaaattcgccccctgaaacagagttttcaaaggcaccccccaagaaaccacggaaccactttagtaccatggaggagctcgctcagagtgctagagaggtgctgaacacaatggaaaatgacggaagaggtgagatatatattatcaactttgtgaaatccgtcgagcaatacgcactgaactccctgaagggggacaaaccgcaggttcaggtcatggaaaaggtgcaacaggcactcaaccgactcgaccagcgtatggatagcatcgaaaaagctacgacggcgatcaaagcaacagcaacgacaccgtccacacaaacaagcaattcgaacgactcggcagccttctgggcacggctccagaaatggggacaagggaccggctccggcccccccccatctctcccgacaagcaatggatcatcctcgatcggagtttcgccagctgagctccgcgaagatcgagagattatcgtcaagattcgtgacagcgacacccgcgaaaccctccgccggcggacaccaagggagatcgtcgagcaggctgagaggacacgggagcaagccgcccggaggaaagccagtgccccccttggtggtggctgccacttcttagcggcgaaggttctcccctctggggatgtgaagatgacggcgaatagcgcttccggtgcggagttgctacgaaagcatgctgacggctggttgaaatcattcggcccagcagcacatgttaggaagccgacatggggggtagtagcgcgcggtatcgatacgaagacgatgctgttgacacaggagtcgatggcggggatggcgaaggagctggtacgccaaaacagccactcatggggtgatacccaggttgaaatcctccaccttggctggctagtaaaacctggcaagcgtcgtgaaggctctatcatcattgaattcaccgacccggtggttgcaaaccaggcgatcacgcagggtacgctctggcagcaccaagtgcaccagactacccgcttctgccgagaaggccgttcgaaattatgcctgaaatgtcagaaaccaggacatgtacactcacagtgtctaaacgaataccagtgcggccactgtgcgaagcaacacccgacctgggagtgtgctaagcaaggggacgtcgaagtgaaatgcgccaattgtggcggaggccataggccaacgagcgacgcatgcgaagtaagaacagcagcgaaagaaggggcaagactagcactggctaacagccctctattccatcgtgtgccactccacttccggcaaagggagactacgaagggtagtaccactacctcccagtcccaacagggactcgataccccaatccacgcgccgcagcaaactgcacagcgcacgacgatatatcgggcagcacctacatcgaatcggacggtgatcgcatcgcatccgacagagaacgcacctcatccgacagagaacgcatcgcatccgacaaaagaaattcggaggatgtatacaaaggttggggtggagaagccccaacgaagaaaggagcccagccatgtgatgcgaactagatcgagaacgtcggaggatgacgatctacctatcataccagaggagctcgctgaaactgcctcagcagtaagccagtcggctcgctctttgaggtcacagaaccaagagactatgcagttcatgacagatccggagaaacagctccagacgtcatataagaagaggaggatgacagcaccagctgatgatatggcggaggactacgttatggatgaacaaccccgaacgactcggcgataccaactggtacgacacaaagttgctgaaatcgacgaagatgcggaagaggagttccatgatgcgtcggagcacagtgatgatccaggaacagacaccaacaacaccaccacatctcaatga
- a CDS encoding reverse transcriptase: MASFLSDKAVQKADVIAVQEPWINSQSTTTHYPNKATHQLVFPKELEGERARVCLFVSKRIDPGSWSCKTVSKGYQLLKLRRNHLDGWTDLFMHNIYNNDDGETVEKLNRELAQRPYAEHILIGDMNLHHPTWSGIGSKAKATAAAERLLDIAGIHNLSLTTETGSPTWRRNEQASVLDLTFVSNTLAERVVECQVGTDHGSDHYPVVTTIDIGTPPYEPPKRRNWKATDDKKLIEFIERQLTNTTTNTNNTTTTNTTTNPQNLTTADDVEAECQAFIQIINDAVDISTPWAIPSQWANPSFTPECQEAVKEVRQLRRRHERTGDPYDKELYKAARNRKTRLIKIALRRYHRRKVQEVIEEGPGGMWRMSKWARNRQGAYDQGVTPSIKIPGGLAETVEEKAAAFQQAFFPVPPPADLSDIDSKVINHDPTEINRGPIRFPEITHQEIKQAVKASPPDKAPGEDGLPNSLWHKLIEIPTVLDTISRIYNACIRLDLVEGCEGVKTSGWVDDVAFIVIGKDEHETISKLQKACQYADAWAARHASVFDPKKYALIHFVNPESGGEEHTPLVLQGTTVQATTTAERYLGVWLDPGLTFQHHRQQMLAKAGVSLQALRGLTGSTWGASLSAMRAIYQAVMIPQMLFGAAAWHSPLTSTLRERSYVKQFANIQSRAACLMSGAFKTTAREALDIELHLLPMQQQLDRLVQLAAIRIRTGPAYAVPKTMLVERGHMQKQRGGYTPMEAQTWKKGGCLTTPLGPLASTWESRKAYIQAPWTKPPRVYIEERERAINTHKRTTEQLYAPARLYTDGSGYQGGIGAAVYPAYPYRRNEARLCNMGTDDDATVYAAELRAIEMALEVIKERFNDDNEWRDCLAKSGVVIFTDNQATLRAIQNPRMPSGQVYLEGCLRLLEWCNDKIQVELRWVPAHEGIPGNEAADMYAKEAATTTETNIHDTNANANTNANTNDNTNVNTNVNHNRSIRLAAAASKSVKRESTIAWEKAWTKGGSKRTARRTRRMIEVPSKSNLTYWKGLRKATTSVLIQLRTGIIGLAEYLSKIKRSDSPRCQCDLGNQSVKHVLLECPLLKELRSEMVEELFMEGVSTTLGEQAMLTEVKAAPIVAKFMIASGLLGQFQSVDSVAMGKEQGEEDSKPKPTQDTANVGETGNTSQWPGARSAEVTSHQRTWRTTHAADEDEEAWRHDPNLFVFDLPE; encoded by the exons atggcctcatttctgtcagacaaagcagtccagaaagcggatgtgattgcggttcaggaaccctggatcaactctcaatcaacaacaacccactacccaaacaaggccacccaccaactagtcttcccgaaggagttggaaggtgaacgagccagggtctgtctgttcgtgtcgaaacggatcgatccaggttcctggtcatgcaagacggtgtcgaaaggataccagctgctgaaactgcggaggaaccatctagatgggtggacagacctctttatgcataacatatataacaacgacgatggtgaaacggtggaaaagctcaatagagagcttgcccagagaccatacgcagaacatatcctgatcggggacatgaacctacaccacccaacgtggagtggaataggttccaaagcgaaagcgaccgcagcagcagagagacttttagatatcgcggggattcataatctgtcactgacgacagagactggatcaccgacatggcgaagaaacgagcaggcatcggtcctagatctcacctttgtcagtaacacactagcagagagggtggttgaatgccaggtcggtaccgatcatgggtcggatcactacccagtagtgacaacaatcgacatcggtaccccgccatacgaaccaccaaagaggagaaactggaaggccacagacgacaagaagctgatagaattcatcgagcgacaactcaccaacaccaccaccaacacgaataataccaccaccaccaataccaccaccaacccccaaaacctcacaacagccgacgatgtggaggctgagtgccaagcattcatccaaatcatcaacgacgcagtcgatatctctacaccatgggcgatcccttcgcagtgggcaaatcccagcttcacaccagagtgtcaggaagcagtcaaagaagttcgacagctccgccgtcgacacgaacggacaggggacccttacgacaaagagctatacaaagcagcacgaaaccggaagacccggctgatcaagatcgcgctccgtcgataccaccgccgtaaggtacaggaggttatcgaggagggtcctggcggtatgtggaggatgagcaaatgggcaagaaatcggcagggggcatatgaccagggggtcacgccgtcaatcaagataccagggggactagccgagacagtcgaagagaaagcagctgctttccagcaagctttcttcccagtaccgccaccggcagatctctctgacatcgattcgaaggtgatcaaccatgatccgacggagatcaatcgagggccaatccgcttcccagagatcacacaccaagagatcaaacaggcagtcaaagcatcgccaccagacaaagcgccaggagaggacggccttccgaactccctatggcataagcttattgagataccgacagtactcgacaccatctctcgaatttacaacgcgtgcatacggcttg atctggtagagggctgtgagggtgtgaagacaagtggatgggtagacgacgttgccttcattgtcatcgggaaggatgagcatgaaaccatctcaaagctgcaaaaggcatgccaatatgccgacgcctgggcagctaggcatgcctcggtgttcgatcctaagaagtatgcccttatccacttcgttaacccggaatctgggggggaagagcacacaccactagtactgcagggcaccacagtacaggccaccacaacagcggagcggtacctcggggtctggctagacccagggttaactttccagcaccaccggcagcaaatgcttgctaaggccggcgtcagtttacaagcactaagaggactgactggctccacatggggagcatctctctccgctatgcgtgctatctaccaagcagtgatgatcccacagatgctcttcggagcagctgcctggcactcaccgctgaccagcacactaagagaacgaagctacgtgaaacaatttgcaaacatccagtcaagggcagcctgtttaatgagcggtgccttcaaaacaactgctagggaggcactggatattgaactgcatttgctacctatgcagcagcagcttgaccggctagtccagttggctgctattcgtatacgtacaggcccggcatacgcagtgccgaaaacaatgctagtggagagaggacacatgcaaaagcaaaggggggggtatacaccgatggaggcccaaacctggaagaagggtggctgcctcactacacccttggggccattggcgagtacttgggagagcaggaaggcatacatccaggcaccatggaccaagccaccaagggtatacattgaggagagagagcgagcaataaacacacacaagcgaaccaccgaacaactctatgcaccagcaaggctctataccgatgggagcgggtatcaaggcggcattggggccgcagtgtacccggcatacccatacaggcggaatgaagccaggctgtgtaatatggggaccgacgacgacgccactgtgtacgctgccgagctacgtgctatcgagatggcattggaagtcatcaaagaaaggttcaatgatgacaacgaatggcgggactgtctggctaagagtggagtggtcatctttacagataaccaggcgacgctcagagccatccaaaacccacgaatgccatctggccaggtatatcttgaaggatgtctccggctgttggaatggtgcaatgataaaatccaggtggaactacgctgggtccccgcacatgaaggcattccggggaatgaggctgcagacatgtatgcaaaagaagcagctaccaccaccgagaccaacattcatgataccaatgccaatgccaacaccaatgccaacaccaatgacaacaccaatgtcaacaccaatgtcaaccacaaccgatctatccggcttgccgccgcagcgagcaagagtgtgaagcgagaatcgacgatcgcgtgggagaaggcatggacaaagggaggatcaaagaggacagcgaggaggacgaggaggatgatcgaggtgccaagcaagtcaaatttgacttattggaagggcctgcggaaagcgacaacatcagttttgatccaactccgcacaggtatcatcggacttgctgaatatctgtccaaaatcaagcgaagcgactcaccgcgctgtcaatgtgacctgggaaaccagagtgtgaagcatgtcttgctggagtgcccgcttctgaaggaactgcggtcggagatggtggaggaattgtttatggagggggtgtcgacaacgcttggagaacaagcaatgttgacagaagtgaaggcagcgccgatcgtggcgaagttcatgatcgcatcgggactcttgggacagtttcagtcagtggactcggtcgccatgggtaaggagcagggggaggaggattcaaaaccgaaaccaacccaagacactgcgaatgttggagaaacagggaacacatcacagtggccgggcgccaggtccgccgaggtcacctcacaccaacgcacatggagaacaacgcacgctgccgatgaagacgaagaagcatggcgccatgacccgaacctattcgtgttcgacctgccggagtga
- a CDS encoding MFS transporter, putative — translation MLDHVDAEKNVQKIISATEHEVAPSYELQHSHDSEDHEPIQERYGNPSYSRFHRVASKTVISFGPNDPENPVNWRTGKKSLVIAAGILQVMNSTIGSSICSNAIPQIAAEFNITNETVLVLPISIFLIGYIVGPLLWGPSSEYFGRKAPLLISFVLFMIFTMACAVADSYASLLVFRLLNGMVASAPIAIVGASFADIHNDPTLRGRLIAYFMACTVFGPTIGPLLSGFVAAVGWRWCFWIGLIFSGATLPLIIFMPETYAPVILERRAQKLRKETGNLSIISPLEIQIRNVREMLVSTISRPLRMVIHEHIVSLSSLYLALAYAIFYLYFEAYPIIFQGIYKMSPGVSGLMFLPIGIGAVLAFLIFIWYDGFLARAKARNASWTSIEEYRRLPLACIGGPLYVISLFWIGWTASPNIHWVVPFLSGIPFGMGFLLIFMAMLNYLTDAYKTLSASAQSAASCTRSILGAVLPLAAKPMFDRLGVPWACSLIAFLSLGVSLIPFAFIRYGDRIRTNSKFCQELK, via the exons ATGTTAGACCATGTAGATGCCGAGAAAAATGTGCAGAAGATCATATCGGCAACAG AGCACGAAGTGGCTCCTTCCTATGAGTTACAGCACTCCCATGACTCTGAAGACCATGAGCCCATCCAAGAACGCTATGGAAACCCTTCGTACTCTAGATTCCACCGAGTGGCGTCCAAAACGGTTATTTCATTCGGGCCCAATGACCCAGAAAACCCCGTCAACTGGAGAACG GGGAAGAAGTCCCTTGTTATCGCAGCTGGTATCTTGCAGGTCATGAACAGTACTATCGGCTCGTCAATTTGTAGTAACGCCATCCCCCAAATTGCAGCAGAATTCAACATCACCAACGAAACAGTCCTCGTTTTgcccatctccatctttctCATCGGCTATATTGTAGGACCATTATTATGGGGTCCTAGCTCTGAGTATTTTGGTCGGAAGGCCCCTTTGCTCATCTCATTCGTTTTATTCATGATATTCACGATGGCGTGCGCTGTGGCAGATTCTTATGCATCTCTGCTTGTCTTCCGATTATTGAATGGCATGGTCGCGTCGGCGCCTATCGCTATTGTCGGTGCATCGTTTGCCGATATACATAACGACCCCACGTTGCGAGGTCGCCTGATTGCTTATTTCATGGCC TGTACAGTCTTCGGACCAACTATCGGACCTTTGCTATCTGGCTTCGTGGCAGCTGTAGGCTGgcgttggtgtttttggatTGGTCTGATTTTTTCCGGCGCTACTTTGCCACTGATTATCTTCATGCCTGAAACTTATGCCCCGGTCATTCTGGAGCGTCGTGCACAGAAGCTACGCAAAGAGACTGGCAATTTAAGCATCATATCGCCGTTGGAGATTCAGATCCGCAATGTGCGAGAAATGCTTGTTAGCACAATCTCACGACCCTTGCGCATGGTTATTCATGAGCATATCGTTTCTCTAAGTTCTTTGTATCTTGCTTTGGCATATGCAATCTTCTACCTCTACTTTGAGGCATATCCAatcatcttccaag GTATCTACAAAATGAGCCCTGGTGTGTCAGGCTTGATGTTTCTTCCTA TCGGCATTGGTGCTGTCCTTGCCTTTTTGATCTTCATATGGTACGATGGCTTCTTAGCCCGAGCAAAGGCCCGCAACGCCAGCTGGACCTCCATCGAGGAATACCGCAGACTCCCCCTCGCCTGCATCGGCGGACCCCTATATGTGATCTCCCTCTTCTGGATAGGCTGGACAGCCTCGCCTAACATCCACTGGGTTGTGCCCTTCCTCTCCGGCATCCCGTTTGGAATGGGCTTCCTGTTGATCTTCATGGCTATGCTCAACTACCTGACCGATGCCTACAAGACCCTCTCCGCTAGCGCACAATCCGCCGCAAGTTGTACACGAAGCATTCTAGGTGCTGTGCTCCCGCTCGCTGCTAAGCCGATGTTCGACCGGCTCGGCGTGCCTTGGGCTTGTAGTTTGATTGCATTCCTCAGTCTGGGCGTTTCATTAATCCCGTTCGCTTTCATTCGCTATGGCGACCGCATCAGAACAAACAGCAAGTTCTGTCAGGAGCTCAAGTAA
- a CDS encoding Acyl-CoA thioesterase II produces MSKRVTIFDPPAQDHSKALIENVLDLTPVVDLGRDVFTNTRPLWHPPGARGIYGGAAIAQSLSAAMLTVPADYVVHSMHCYFVLAGDSEIPILYHVERVRDGRSFVTRTVQARQRGRPIFTTTLSFSLAGSGGKKTLDHAISIPDIPLPEEAEPGSLKALSNAGSGPIESRKAGILNRTSPNQEDKKVRRYVRARGAISEHGGYQAHLSALAYITDSYFIGTISLVHDIPRFSSPAELEKLLNALKNPSDLDDEDITRALKELKEEEAAELHRRLEGAFNRATTGQNEADYKEIGMMVSLDHSIYFHNPRAFRADEWMLTETESPWAGEGRGLAIQKIWSKDGLLIATCIQEGVVRLKQDKPLSKI; encoded by the exons ATGTCAAAGCGCGTGACAATCTTCGATCCGCCAGCGCAGGATCATTCCAAGGCTCTGATCGAGAATGTACTCGATCTGACGCCAGTGGTGGACCTCGGCCGA GATGTCTTTACCAATACTCGCCCGCTATGGCATCCCCCCGGAGCTCGAGGAATTTACGGCGGAGCCGCGATCGCGCAGTCCCTCTCAGCAGCCATGCTGACCGTCCCCGCCGACTACGTTGTTCACAGCATGCACTGCTACTTCGTGCTTGCCGGTGACTCCGAGATCCCAATTCTGTACCATGTCGAGCGGGTACGTGATGGGAGGAGCTTTGTGACCCGAACCGTGCAGGCGCGGCAACGGGGGCGGCCGATCTTCACCACTACACTGAGCTTCAGCCTGGCCGGCAGTGGTGGGAAGAAGACGCTTGACCACGCCATATCGATACCAGACATCCCATTGCCCGAAGAGGCTGAGCCGGGAAGTCTGAAGGCCCTCAGCAATGCGGGTAGTGGTCCGATTGAATCGAGAAAGGCGGGCATTTTGAACC GCACATCTCCCAATCAAGAAGATAAGAAAGTCCGGCGATACGTTCGCGCCCGCGGCGCAATCTCCGAACATGGCGGTTACCAAGCACACCTGTCGGCGCTAGCCTACATTACCGACAGCTATTTCATCGGTACCATCTCACTCGTCCACGATATCCCTCGATTCTCTTCCCCGGCCGAACTCGAGAAACTTCTGAACGCACTGAAGAATCCATCCGATCtggatgatgaggatatcACGCGAGCTCTAAAGGAGTTGAAAGAAGAGGAGGCAGCAGAATTACATCGCCGTCTAGAGGGGGCTTTCAATAGGGCTACGACGGGCCAAAACGAGGCAGATTATAAAGAAATTGGCATGATGGTTAGCCTGGACCATTCAATTTACTTCCACAATCCCCGGGCCTTCCGTGCCGATGAGTGGATGCTGACGGAGACTGAGAGTCCGTGGGCTGGCGAAGGACGAGGCTTGGCAATTCAGAAGATTTGGTCTAAGGACGGGCTGCTCATTGCTACCTGCATTCAAGAG GGTGTGGTGCGGTTAAAGCAAGACAAGCCACTGTCGAAGATTTAA
- a CDS encoding Hsp70 family protein, with product MSVKDDRKIVENRMTSDSFTVSGRNPKEGFTEALEAAVRLTMEDLSILMMNKEGEFYLAASASLFPTGWTVNQRIGWTISQLHGPVPLWHQQVGNSVSKFLARLTPESPMERSNYFVEVKGPNENLTETLYRPGSLCEKELSSPLPSDILIRRERQTFRRLPRTGAIVFGVKTYLTPLDELPMAELDNLAKEMKSWPDYVGEYKGRDVWGAKVLEYYRKQVGQEKKSTEKDGSNEG from the exons ATGTCAGTCAAAGACGACCGAAAGATCGTTGAAAATCGGATGACCAGCGATAGTTTCACTGTCAGCGGGCGCAACCCCAAAGAGGGATTCACCGAGGCACTCGAGGCTGCTGTCCGTCTCACGATGGAGGATCTTAGTATTTTGATGATGAATAAGGAGGGGGAATTCTACCT GGCAGCTAGTGCCAGTCTCTTCCCAACGGGGTGGACAGTGAACCAGAGAATTGGCTGGACCATCTCTCAACTGCATGGCCCTGTGCCACTATGGCACCAACAAGTCGGCAACTCCGTTAGCAA ATTCCTCGCCCGCTTAACCCCCGAATCTCCAATGGAACGATCAAATTACTTCGTCGAAGTCAAGGGGCCAAACGAAAACCTGACCGAAACCCTCTACCGGCCTGGCTCTCTCTGCGAGAAAGAGCTGAGCAGCCCACTACCATCAGACATCCTGATCCGTCGCGAGAGGCAGACTTTCCGTCGTCTACCGCGGACAGGGGCGATCGTGTTCGGTGTCAAGACGTATCTCACACCTTTGGATGAGCTTCCCATGGCTGAGCTAGATAATCTCGCTAAGGAGATGAAGAGTTGGCCTGATTATGTGGGTGAGTATAAGGGGAGGGATGTTTGGGGGGCTAAAGTTTTGGAATACTATCGGAAACAGGTTGGCCAGGAAAAGAAATCAACCGAGAAAGATGGGAGTAATGAGGGTTGA